One part of the Leptotrichia sp. oral taxon 215 str. W9775 genome encodes these proteins:
- a CDS encoding autotransporter-associated N-terminal domain-containing protein, with the protein MSNNLRSLEKRLRSFIKRSKEIKYTKSLLFTFLMTGGIAQAVGKSDENNSINGEKKQLVTSIDDMKDIFKEARKENNKLIKGANLELVKLMEQGDHVVKSPWSSWQFGVNYFYNNWGGRYKGYGGKTENIKYNRGMTSDLTKYTANTSNGNYNSTSLDLISTYEPKSEIGMFATINPRVIQKIDVTVAEKSVANPQVPETVEFHPVKPEIPVLNPPAVNVTAISLSAIWNSTGLDTLGLNSNATTPGTYEINNTTPARNQNDPSTHSPSATTRIAETFIDIGVAGTGGTTKTYTIGPGLTLNIKRNGVRAGVVDAGDWGRADVQKADIVNKGTINLYNETTGGLEIQGNPLVGIFSAINEGDINGLGNKQLGLTMTPEQPNATGSMQTFENRGKINLAGNESTGINIVNRKLYASTENAGLRATYPSGFYNDVVIKALNSAGGTITLGGTGSYGIAFGAYGNDSRLSENTEFKNDGTINVNNDTSGGIAVKKANDWVGTRGNAVLENSASGIITIKGKDSFGIYSEEVSGTNKGTISIEGSKDKAIGLRANKTGTLIPVLKNENKIDITSTGKHNIGLFTDNAKVINDTAGKVNITAGENIGMAVYGTGEGENKGSISATSDGSIGLMTSDTGKITNTGSVTVSGGNTATSGTYGIVTGQGSTVDSTGGTLTVNVNGDKSLGVYSNGTLKIGNSTINASDGAVNFYSDNNGNIEIASGKTVNTTTGSKSLLFYNGNAGTGRVLVNGTLNAVVQGGTDATNRGTAFYYIPGALSSAGSVSGYNNSISYGSFLTGDIQNYFNTNFGGTLGNANLNMQNGSRLFVASNVKMNLSNTAAGALSGLTGAPVITGSDYKTFMMYLSELKVDAPVNLDSTTDSYNQLEISNSSIINENTISGTAAGQAAIAQKNKNSNKNYVTLVNETAGNINLAGTNSIGIFAENGNIINRGNITLGGTAATALFGTANSLMSNEGSINLNGTGNTGMFFENTSSTPSSEVLRNSGTITSTQGESAAMIYKPGNILTAGTTLVNNTGTITMAGDKNTGIYALKDTGNAGYVIENNGTIEFSDDSASINNDSNVGIYTNGENNKVKTASGSKIETKARSIGIYGYEVENDGDITVGDSGVGIYSLGKNINVNSGTIKVGNNNGAGIYMTGTNQTLTAGNAANMVIGNGSVGIMDSNTSTPGNTIISNIANIGLGDNSAYIYSAGPNSNIINTSNITSVAGSAGRNFGIYSAGNVVNSGNIDFRNGEGNVGIYVDGSMGNAINSGNITVGKSDTATNAYSIGMGAKNGASIENTGVINVIDENGVGMYASGAGSKAINRGDINLSGSSSVGMYIDDYAVGENYGNIQTTAGPNGDSIIGVYTLNNGVIKNYGTININSEDGIGVYLGRNSRVEENGGSISASGTNSERIYVSTGSDTSKGVKGIEFKLPYPGAPSASVIRDGSIVTPVTLDTNIPSPAANIVTVGATSINLTNEEMSVENNGGGKAGLGMYVDTSGVNYTNPISGLQHLSRLKRVNLIFGTEASKYTNSKDILLGDNIIAPYNTAISQVNATNPTMKWQIYSGSLSWIATATQDPVTNELKNVYLSKIPYTSFAKDTDSYNFMSGLEERYGVEGTGTREKAIYDKLNELGKGEAGIFAQAVDEMKGHQYANTQQRIYETGNSLDKEFRYLKNEWRNPSKQNNKIKVFGMKDEYNTNTAGIHDYRSNAYGVAYVHEDETVKLGHSSGWYAGAVTNRFKFKDLGGSKEDQTMLKLGIFKTMSPLGDHNGNLRWTISGDIFGGINHINRKFWIVDDVFGAKGTYYSYGAALKNELGYDIRMSERTHLRPYGMLKMEYGRFTDIKEKSGEMRLEVAGNDYFSVKPEVGVEFKYVQPLAVRTQLSVGLSAAYENELGKIQNRNQARVGYTSAGWYNLEKEKEDRRGNGKFDLNIGIDNTRFGVTVNAGY; encoded by the coding sequence ATGAGTAATAATTTGAGAAGTTTAGAAAAGAGATTAAGATCTTTTATTAAAAGAAGCAAAGAAATAAAATATACAAAAAGTCTACTTTTTACTTTTCTTATGACTGGCGGTATAGCTCAGGCAGTAGGAAAATCAGATGAAAATAATTCAATAAATGGTGAAAAAAAGCAGCTTGTAACTTCCATAGATGACATGAAGGATATATTTAAGGAAGCAAGAAAGGAAAATAATAAGTTAATAAAAGGTGCAAATCTTGAGTTGGTAAAACTTATGGAACAAGGAGATCATGTAGTAAAATCTCCATGGAGTTCATGGCAGTTTGGTGTGAACTATTTTTATAATAACTGGGGAGGACGTTATAAAGGATACGGAGGAAAAACTGAAAATATAAAGTATAACAGAGGGATGACTTCTGATTTAACAAAATATACTGCAAATACAAGTAATGGAAATTATAATTCAACTTCGCTTGATCTTATTTCTACTTATGAACCTAAAAGTGAAATAGGAATGTTTGCAACTATAAATCCTAGAGTCATTCAAAAAATAGATGTAACGGTAGCTGAGAAGTCTGTAGCAAATCCTCAGGTTCCTGAAACAGTGGAATTTCATCCTGTAAAACCTGAGATACCAGTGTTAAATCCACCTGCAGTTAATGTTACGGCAATATCACTATCAGCAATATGGAACTCTACTGGATTGGATACTCTAGGTTTAAATAGCAATGCAACAACTCCTGGAACATATGAAATTAATAACACGACACCTGCAAGAAATCAGAATGATCCTAGTACACACAGTCCAAGTGCAACTACAAGAATAGCGGAAACATTTATAGATATAGGAGTTGCAGGAACAGGAGGTACTACAAAAACCTACACGATAGGTCCGGGACTTACTTTAAATATAAAAAGAAATGGAGTCAGAGCAGGTGTAGTAGATGCAGGAGACTGGGGACGTGCAGATGTTCAGAAAGCAGATATTGTAAATAAAGGTACTATAAATCTTTATAATGAAACTACTGGAGGATTGGAGATACAGGGAAATCCATTGGTAGGGATATTTTCTGCTATAAATGAAGGTGATATTAACGGTCTTGGTAACAAACAGCTGGGTCTTACAATGACTCCGGAACAGCCAAATGCTACAGGAAGTATGCAGACATTTGAAAACAGAGGGAAAATAAATCTTGCTGGAAATGAATCTACCGGAATAAATATTGTAAACAGAAAACTGTATGCATCAACAGAAAATGCAGGACTAAGAGCAACTTATCCAAGCGGATTTTATAATGACGTGGTTATAAAAGCTTTAAATAGTGCAGGAGGAACTATAACTCTTGGAGGGACAGGAAGTTACGGTATAGCATTTGGAGCATATGGAAATGATAGTAGATTAAGCGAGAATACAGAATTTAAAAATGATGGTACAATAAATGTTAATAATGACACTTCCGGGGGAATTGCTGTAAAAAAAGCAAATGACTGGGTAGGTACTCGTGGAAATGCTGTTCTTGAAAATAGTGCCAGCGGAATAATAACAATAAAAGGAAAAGATTCGTTTGGAATATACTCAGAAGAAGTATCGGGAACAAATAAAGGAACGATAAGCATTGAAGGAAGCAAGGACAAAGCAATTGGACTACGTGCAAATAAGACAGGAACTTTAATACCTGTACTTAAAAATGAAAATAAAATAGATATAACAAGTACAGGAAAACATAATATAGGACTTTTTACAGATAATGCAAAAGTTATAAATGATACTGCAGGAAAGGTAAATATTACTGCAGGGGAAAATATTGGAATGGCTGTTTATGGAACAGGTGAAGGAGAAAATAAAGGTAGTATATCTGCTACTTCAGATGGTTCTATAGGGCTTATGACTTCCGATACAGGGAAAATAACAAATACAGGTTCTGTAACTGTGTCAGGAGGAAATACTGCTACTTCAGGAACATACGGAATTGTTACAGGACAGGGATCAACAGTTGACAGTACAGGAGGAACGCTTACTGTAAATGTAAATGGAGATAAATCTCTTGGAGTATATTCAAATGGGACTTTAAAAATAGGAAATTCTACTATTAATGCATCAGATGGTGCTGTAAACTTCTATTCAGATAATAATGGGAACATTGAAATAGCTTCAGGAAAAACTGTAAATACAACAACTGGAAGCAAGTCACTATTATTTTATAATGGAAATGCAGGAACAGGAAGAGTTCTTGTAAATGGTACATTAAATGCAGTTGTTCAAGGTGGAACAGATGCAACAAATAGAGGTACGGCATTTTACTATATTCCAGGAGCACTTTCATCTGCTGGAAGTGTGTCAGGGTATAATAATTCAATATCTTATGGTTCATTCCTTACAGGAGATATCCAAAATTACTTCAATACAAACTTTGGAGGAACTTTAGGTAATGCGAATTTAAATATGCAAAACGGTTCCAGATTGTTCGTTGCTTCAAATGTAAAAATGAATTTGAGTAATACAGCTGCCGGAGCTTTAAGTGGACTTACAGGAGCTCCTGTAATAACAGGTTCAGATTATAAAACATTTATGATGTATTTAAGTGAACTTAAGGTAGATGCACCTGTAAATTTAGATAGCACTACTGACAGCTATAATCAGCTTGAGATTTCAAATTCATCAATAATTAATGAAAATACTATCTCTGGAACAGCGGCAGGACAGGCGGCTATAGCCCAGAAAAATAAAAATTCCAATAAAAATTATGTAACATTGGTAAATGAAACAGCAGGAAATATAAATCTTGCAGGAACAAATTCCATAGGAATATTTGCTGAAAATGGAAATATTATAAATAGAGGAAATATTACGCTTGGTGGAACAGCTGCTACTGCACTTTTTGGAACAGCAAATTCACTGATGTCAAATGAAGGTTCGATAAATCTGAATGGAACAGGAAATACAGGTATGTTCTTTGAAAATACTTCATCGACACCTTCTTCGGAAGTACTTAGAAATAGTGGAACTATAACATCAACGCAGGGAGAAAGTGCTGCAATGATATATAAACCTGGAAATATTTTGACAGCTGGAACTACACTTGTAAACAATACAGGAACAATAACTATGGCTGGAGATAAAAATACAGGAATATATGCCTTAAAAGATACAGGAAATGCCGGATATGTTATAGAAAATAATGGAACAATAGAATTTTCTGATGATTCAGCATCTATAAATAATGACAGCAATGTTGGAATATATACAAATGGTGAAAATAATAAAGTAAAAACAGCTTCAGGTTCAAAAATTGAAACAAAAGCAAGAAGTATAGGAATATATGGATATGAAGTAGAAAATGATGGAGATATTACAGTTGGAGATTCAGGTGTAGGAATTTACTCATTAGGAAAGAATATAAATGTAAATTCAGGAACTATAAAAGTAGGTAATAATAACGGAGCAGGAATTTATATGACTGGAACTAATCAGACTCTGACTGCCGGAAATGCCGCAAATATGGTGATAGGAAATGGATCTGTAGGTATAATGGATTCAAATACATCAACACCTGGAAACACAATAATAAGTAATATAGCAAATATAGGTCTTGGAGATAATTCTGCATATATTTATTCAGCAGGTCCAAACAGCAATATAATTAATACTTCAAATATAACTTCAGTAGCAGGTTCTGCAGGAAGAAATTTTGGAATATATTCAGCTGGAAATGTTGTTAACAGTGGAAATATTGATTTTAGAAATGGTGAAGGAAACGTAGGAATATATGTAGATGGAAGTATGGGAAATGCCATAAATTCCGGAAATATAACTGTTGGAAAATCTGACACGGCAACAAATGCATATTCAATAGGAATGGGAGCAAAAAATGGAGCTTCTATAGAAAATACTGGAGTAATTAATGTAATTGATGAAAATGGAGTTGGAATGTATGCGAGCGGTGCAGGTTCCAAGGCGATAAATAGAGGAGATATTAACCTTTCAGGTTCAAGTTCTGTTGGAATGTATATAGATGACTATGCTGTCGGAGAAAATTACGGAAATATTCAGACTACTGCCGGACCAAACGGAGATTCAATAATAGGAGTGTATACATTAAATAATGGAGTTATAAAGAACTATGGAACAATTAATATTAATTCTGAAGATGGAATAGGAGTATATCTAGGAAGAAATTCAAGAGTGGAAGAAAATGGAGGAAGTATTTCTGCAAGTGGAACAAACTCTGAAAGAATCTATGTTTCTACAGGATCTGATACTTCAAAAGGCGTAAAAGGAATAGAATTTAAGCTGCCTTATCCTGGAGCACCTTCTGCTTCAGTAATTAGAGATGGATCAATCGTAACTCCTGTAACATTAGATACAAATATTCCATCACCAGCAGCAAATATTGTCACAGTGGGAGCTACTTCAATAAATCTGACAAATGAAGAAATGTCAGTAGAAAATAATGGTGGAGGTAAAGCAGGCCTAGGAATGTATGTTGATACTTCAGGTGTAAACTATACAAATCCTATTAGCGGTCTTCAGCATTTAAGTAGACTGAAAAGAGTTAACCTTATATTTGGTACAGAAGCATCAAAATATACAAATTCAAAGGATATTTTGCTGGGAGATAATATAATTGCCCCTTACAATACGGCAATCAGCCAGGTAAATGCTACTAATCCAACAATGAAGTGGCAAATATATTCAGGAAGTTTGAGCTGGATAGCAACTGCAACTCAGGATCCGGTTACTAATGAACTGAAAAATGTATATCTTTCTAAAATACCGTATACTTCCTTTGCAAAAGATACAGATTCCTATAACTTTATGAGCGGATTAGAAGAAAGATATGGTGTAGAAGGTACAGGAACAAGGGAAAAAGCTATTTATGACAAGCTTAATGAACTTGGAAAAGGAGAAGCTGGAATATTTGCACAGGCAGTTGATGAAATGAAGGGACACCAGTATGCAAATACTCAACAGAGAATCTATGAAACAGGAAATTCTTTAGATAAGGAATTTAGATATTTAAAAAATGAATGGAGAAATCCTTCTAAACAGAACAATAAGATAAAAGTATTCGGAATGAAAGATGAATATAACACAAATACAGCAGGAATCCACGATTATAGAAGCAATGCCTATGGAGTTGCATATGTTCATGAAGATGAAACAGTAAAATTAGGACATTCAAGTGGATGGTATGCAGGAGCAGTTACTAACAGATTTAAATTTAAAGATCTGGGAGGCTCAAAAGAAGACCAGACAATGCTTAAGTTAGGAATATTCAAAACAATGTCACCGCTAGGAGACCATAATGGAAACTTAAGATGGACTATATCAGGGGATATATTTGGTGGAATAAACCATATTAACCGTAAATTCTGGATAGTTGATGATGTATTTGGAGCAAAAGGTACTTATTATTCGTATGGAGCGGCATTGAAAAATGAACTGGGTTATGATATAAGAATGAGCGAGAGAACACACCTTAGACCATATGGAATGCTGAAAATGGAATATGGAAGATTTACAGATATAAAAGAAAAATCTGGAGAAATGCGTCTTGAAGTAGCTGGAAATGACTATTTCTCAGTAAAACCGGAAGTAGGAGTGGAATTTAAGTATGTGCAGCCTCTTGCAGTAAGAACACAGTTGTCAGTAGGACTGTCAGCTGCATATGAAAATGAACTTGGAAAAATCCAGAACAGAAATCAGGCCAGAGTAGGATACACTTCAGCAGGATGGTATAACCTTGAAAAAGAAAAAGAAGACAGAAGAGGAAATGGTAAATTTGACCTGAATATCGGAATTGACAATACAAGATTTGGAGTAACAGTAAATGCAGGTTATG
- a CDS encoding prolyl-tRNA synthetase associated domain-containing protein: MDMFLKVKEKLDELDIPFELVEHEPAVTTELADKFIEGIEGVRTKTMFLTNRKKTEFYLLIMDDSKRLDMLRFKEIVSANQIKMASEKSLYEKMMLPPGTVSPFGLLNNKDKDIKVYIDKEIIGEKRMSFHPNTNEKTIFIKTSDLLKYLESIGYDANVIEI, translated from the coding sequence ATGGATATGTTTTTGAAGGTAAAAGAAAAACTGGATGAACTTGACATTCCTTTTGAACTTGTGGAGCACGAACCTGCAGTAACTACAGAACTTGCAGATAAATTCATTGAAGGGATAGAAGGAGTCCGTACAAAAACTATGTTTCTGACAAACAGAAAAAAGACGGAGTTTTATCTTCTTATTATGGATGACAGTAAAAGGCTGGATATGCTTAGATTCAAGGAAATAGTTTCTGCGAATCAGATAAAAATGGCATCTGAAAAAAGTCTTTATGAAAAAATGATGCTGCCACCGGGAACTGTATCGCCATTTGGCTTATTAAATAATAAAGATAAGGATATAAAGGTGTATATAGATAAAGAAATAATAGGCGAAAAACGTATGAGCTTTCATCCAAATACAAATGAAAAAACAATATTTATTAAAACATCTGATTTATTAAAATACCTTGAAAGCATTGGATACGATGCGAATGTGATTGAGATTTAA
- a CDS encoding flavodoxin, with amino-acid sequence MADLIAFYSRRGQNYFDGEIKEVKKGNTEIVAEKLQEMTGAEVFQIKQLVEYSDNYKICAEEAERDFNNNARPELDEYLQEPEKYDTIYLAYPNYCNTMPMVVFTFLEEYGFEGKTIKPICTNGGSGLGTSVRDIKKLCPNSTVTKGLSIDSSEIEKAEDLLKEWLEK; translated from the coding sequence ATGGCAGATTTAATAGCTTTTTATTCAAGAAGAGGACAAAATTATTTTGATGGAGAAATTAAGGAAGTAAAAAAAGGAAACACAGAAATTGTTGCAGAAAAATTACAGGAAATGACTGGAGCGGAAGTTTTCCAGATAAAACAACTTGTGGAATATTCTGATAATTATAAAATATGTGCTGAAGAAGCAGAAAGAGATTTTAATAATAACGCAAGACCTGAGCTTGACGAATATCTTCAGGAGCCTGAAAAATATGACACAATTTATCTGGCATACCCTAATTATTGCAATACAATGCCAATGGTTGTTTTTACATTCCTAGAAGAATACGGTTTTGAAGGAAAAACAATTAAGCCAATATGTACAAACGGAGGAAGCGGACTTGGAACAAGTGTAAGAGATATAAAGAAACTTTGCCCAAATTCAACTGTTACTAAAGGACTTTCAATAGACAGTTCTGAAATTGAAAAAGCAGAAGATTTATTGAAAGAATGGCTTGAAAAATAA
- a CDS encoding YebC/PmpR family DNA-binding transcriptional regulator — protein MGRHGTIAGRKEAQDKKRAASFTKLVRLITVAARGGDNPEFNVALKHAIEKAKAINMPNDNINRAIKKGAGTDGSNAFETLNYEGYGPGGVAIIVEALTDNKNRTAASVKTAFDRNGGNLGVSGSVSYMFGRKGEIIIEKTADIDEDALMEVALEAGMEDMETLEDSFYITTETSNFDAVADALRAAGYTLLEADIQYLPSIEVETLEENDLQKLAKLIDVLENDDDVQKVHHNFAGDL, from the coding sequence ATGGGAAGACATGGTACAATAGCAGGGCGTAAAGAAGCTCAGGATAAAAAAAGAGCCGCTTCTTTTACAAAACTTGTCAGACTTATAACTGTTGCTGCAAGAGGTGGAGATAATCCTGAATTTAACGTTGCCCTTAAACATGCAATTGAAAAAGCTAAAGCAATTAATATGCCTAACGATAATATTAACAGAGCTATAAAGAAAGGTGCAGGAACAGATGGTTCCAATGCTTTTGAAACATTAAACTACGAAGGATATGGACCAGGAGGAGTTGCAATAATTGTTGAAGCACTGACTGACAATAAAAATAGAACTGCCGCATCTGTAAAAACTGCTTTTGATAGAAATGGTGGAAACCTTGGTGTTTCAGGATCAGTTTCGTACATGTTTGGAAGAAAAGGTGAAATCATTATTGAGAAAACTGCTGATATTGATGAGGATGCATTAATGGAAGTTGCCCTTGAAGCAGGAATGGAAGACATGGAAACTTTAGAAGACAGTTTCTACATTACTACAGAAACTTCAAACTTCGACGCTGTTGCCGATGCTTTAAGAGCGGCAGGATATACATTGCTTGAAGCTGATATTCAGTACCTTCCATCTATTGAGGTGGAAACTCTTGAAGAAAACGATCTTCAAAAATTGGCAAAATTAATCGATGTTCTTGAAAATGACGACGATGTTCAAAAAGTTCATCATAATTTTGCAGGTGACCTTTAG
- a CDS encoding YiiG family protein, whose protein sequence is MKKILVILTMLVLVISCGKKGTKNDPFKDLGNNKGGSSKQVNEVEKYNFYVGVHNQLLSFEKSAGDYFEDAGSEAQFKKPDGSINVNLYQIPQIIQQMQKAKEAKPKWDDLDKSLDALLPIFEELQPLAQDMKGYYDGKDYTSDNYKKAQEYHTKFLELIKKYEAAVVPFRTAMDKKVAEQKESEAKMYQKEGRMIAYNRMTIMNVAEEVLAEISAQKLNGANFTSAGDASKFKALQEKLIKATADYQTSIRDEKLIKMEGKKATDTHSFERFLDEANDFKAALVSLIERIETKKAVDEHTLRNSFFLENEDGTPENIVKQFNELVGEYNNSIR, encoded by the coding sequence ATGAAGAAAATTTTAGTGATATTAACTATGCTGGTATTAGTAATATCATGTGGAAAAAAAGGAACAAAAAATGATCCTTTTAAAGATTTAGGAAATAATAAAGGAGGAAGCAGTAAACAGGTAAATGAAGTTGAAAAATACAATTTTTATGTTGGAGTTCACAATCAGTTGCTGAGTTTTGAAAAGAGTGCAGGAGATTACTTTGAAGATGCGGGCTCAGAAGCTCAGTTTAAGAAACCGGATGGAAGTATAAATGTTAATCTTTATCAAATTCCTCAAATTATTCAACAAATGCAGAAAGCAAAAGAAGCTAAACCAAAATGGGATGATTTAGATAAAAGTTTGGATGCATTGCTTCCAATATTTGAAGAATTGCAACCACTTGCTCAGGATATGAAAGGGTATTATGACGGAAAAGACTACACAAGTGACAATTATAAAAAAGCACAGGAATACCATACTAAATTCCTGGAACTTATAAAGAAATATGAAGCGGCAGTTGTTCCATTTAGAACTGCAATGGATAAAAAAGTTGCTGAACAAAAAGAATCAGAAGCTAAAATGTATCAAAAAGAAGGAAGAATGATAGCATACAACAGAATGACAATTATGAATGTTGCAGAAGAAGTATTGGCTGAAATCAGTGCTCAGAAGCTAAATGGTGCTAACTTTACAAGTGCTGGAGATGCATCTAAATTTAAAGCTTTACAGGAAAAATTAATTAAAGCAACAGCTGACTATCAAACTTCTATAAGAGATGAAAAACTGATAAAAATGGAAGGGAAAAAAGCTACTGATACTCATAGCTTTGAAAGATTCCTGGATGAAGCAAATGACTTCAAGGCGGCTCTTGTATCTCTTATAGAAAGAATAGAAACTAAAAAAGCAGTAGATGAGCATACTTTACGTAACAGCTTTTTCCTTGAAAATGAAGACGGAACTCCTGAAAATATAGTTAAGCAGTTTAACGAACTTGTAGGAGAATATAACAACAGTATTAGATAA
- the purB gene encoding adenylosuccinate lyase, producing MENMDIYSNPLAERYSSKEMLHVFSPEFKFRTWRQLWINLAEAEKELGLDFITDEQIAELKKYKDDVDFEVAAEFEKKLRHDVMAHVHTYGEQAKNARKIIHLGATSAYVGDNTDLIQIKEGLLIIRKKLLTLIKRMKEFSLEYKSLPTLGFTHFQAAQLTTVGKRATLWLHSLLLDFEELEFRLDNLRFRGVKGTTGTQASFKELFDGDFEKVKQLDKLVTEKAGFSKKQGVSGQTYDRKVDAQTLNLLSNIAQSAHKFTNDFRLLQHLKELEEPFEKNQIGSSAMAYKRNPMRSERISSLAKYVISSSQTGALVFATQWFERTLDDSASKRLSIPQAFLAVDAILIIWLNIMDGVVVYPKVIEANIQKELPFMATENIIMESVKKGMDRQEVHEIIRELSMEETKEIKLNGNPNRLIDRIIKDGRLGLKAEDMEGILVSANYTGFAPQQTEDFIREEIDPILEKYKDEVTEEREELRV from the coding sequence ATGGAAAATATGGACATATATTCAAATCCACTGGCAGAGAGATATTCAAGCAAGGAAATGCTGCATGTGTTTTCTCCGGAATTCAAGTTTAGAACATGGAGACAGCTGTGGATAAATCTTGCGGAAGCTGAGAAGGAACTTGGGCTTGATTTTATTACAGATGAACAGATAGCAGAACTTAAAAAATATAAAGATGATGTTGATTTTGAAGTTGCAGCAGAGTTTGAAAAAAAATTAAGACATGATGTAATGGCACATGTGCATACGTATGGTGAACAGGCTAAAAATGCAAGAAAAATAATACATCTTGGAGCTACAAGTGCCTATGTGGGAGATAATACTGACTTAATCCAGATAAAAGAAGGACTCCTTATTATTAGAAAAAAATTACTTACACTGATTAAAAGAATGAAGGAATTTTCCTTAGAATATAAATCACTTCCTACTTTGGGATTTACACATTTTCAGGCTGCACAGCTTACAACAGTAGGAAAAAGAGCGACTTTATGGCTTCATTCATTACTTCTTGATTTTGAAGAACTGGAATTTAGACTGGATAACTTGAGATTCAGGGGAGTAAAAGGTACTACAGGAACACAGGCAAGCTTTAAGGAACTTTTTGACGGAGATTTTGAAAAAGTGAAACAGCTTGATAAACTGGTTACTGAAAAGGCAGGATTTAGTAAAAAACAAGGAGTTTCAGGACAGACTTATGACAGAAAGGTTGATGCCCAGACATTGAACCTGCTTTCAAATATCGCACAGTCAGCCCATAAGTTTACAAATGATTTCAGACTTTTACAGCATCTGAAAGAGCTGGAAGAACCTTTTGAAAAGAATCAGATTGGTTCAAGTGCAATGGCATATAAAAGAAATCCAATGAGAAGTGAAAGAATTTCTTCCCTTGCAAAATATGTAATTTCAAGCTCACAGACAGGTGCATTGGTTTTTGCAACACAGTGGTTTGAAAGAACTCTGGATGACTCTGCAAGTAAGAGATTATCTATTCCTCAGGCATTTTTAGCTGTGGATGCAATTCTGATTATATGGCTTAATATTATGGACGGAGTTGTTGTTTATCCGAAGGTAATTGAAGCAAATATTCAGAAAGAGCTTCCATTTATGGCAACTGAAAATATTATTATGGAATCAGTGAAAAAGGGAATGGACAGACAGGAAGTTCATGAAATTATTAGGGAACTTTCAATGGAGGAAACAAAGGAAATTAAGCTGAATGGAAATCCTAACAGATTAATTGATAGAATTATAAAGGACGGAAGGCTGGGACTTAAGGCGGAAGACATGGAAGGAATCCTTGTTTCAGCAAATTATACAGGATTTGCACCTCAACAGACAGAAGACTTCATAAGGGAAGAAATAGATCCTATCCTTGAAAAATATAAGGATGAAGTGACAGAGGAGAGGGAAGAACTGAGGGTGTAG
- a CDS encoding outer membrane beta-barrel protein produces MKKIIIASLLLIGARSFSNTLELRYGADINNNSNIEYLKTDKKISGNGGSVVIEYHDNITERLEGGWGIGYRYSKMSKDILDYENEKTKGLHSIPLYLTGRYNFRKESDWTPYVSLNLGIIGQKGRYSGYTGTEYRRVKTDYKINSGWMYGASVGFKYKDYIVDLSYNINNSTIEGFHELGNSRYISAPYLKTEFKDKKIKRSTITLSFGWVARDIYLP; encoded by the coding sequence ATGAAAAAAATTATAATTGCAAGTTTGCTACTTATAGGAGCTAGAAGTTTTTCAAATACTTTAGAACTACGTTATGGAGCAGATATCAACAATAACAGTAATATAGAATATCTCAAAACAGATAAAAAAATTTCTGGAAATGGAGGTTCCGTAGTTATAGAATATCATGATAATATTACTGAAAGATTGGAAGGTGGATGGGGAATAGGATATCGTTATTCCAAAATGAGCAAGGATATTTTAGATTACGAAAATGAAAAGACGAAAGGTCTTCATTCTATACCACTTTATCTTACAGGAAGATATAATTTTAGAAAAGAATCTGACTGGACACCTTATGTTTCACTTAATCTTGGAATAATAGGGCAAAAAGGAAGATATTCAGGTTATACTGGAACAGAGTATAGAAGAGTAAAGACAGATTACAAAATTAATTCAGGATGGATGTACGGAGCATCAGTTGGATTTAAATACAAGGACTATATTGTTGATTTGTCATATAATATTAATAATTCTACAATTGAAGGATTTCATGAACTTGGAAATTCACGTTATATTAGTGCGCCTTATTTAAAAACTGAATTTAAAGATAAAAAAATAAAAAGAAGTACAATAACATTAAGTTTTGGATGGGTTGCCAGAGATATTTATTTACCATAA